The Lutra lutra chromosome 16, mLutLut1.2, whole genome shotgun sequence genome segment cgggaggcctgcttccctctctctctctgcctgcctctccgtctacttgtgatctacttgtgatctctctctgtcaaataaataaaatctttaaaaaaaatagtaaaaataataccaACACTTACATAGAATTTACTTGGTACCAGGCATAATTCTATTAACTCaattaatcctcaaaataatccTATTAGGGTGGGGACGAATAGGAAGGAATTTGCCCAAGGTTACTCTGTAACTACATTATGCTTTCTCCTACAGATATGTTGCTGTTATTTCTAAAGGAATCCCCAAAGGGCTAGTAGGTGTCTGAAAAATAacaggggggtgtgggggggtgtatACCAGGACTGGGGAAAGTGAAAGGGAGTGCTGTGTAACCCCAGGAATTGGTCGGTTCCAAGGATGGGATTTTAGGATTCTGGAGGAAAGGGTTATGGAGTTCCTAGATCAACAGACCTGGGTTGCAGAAAAGGGTTCAGGAGTTCCTAGATGGAGAGATCTGGGCTGCAAAGCCCCCCACCGCACCGCACCCCCAGCCTGAGGTTGGAGGGAAAACCTGGATCCAGGAAAAGCCTCTGGCTGAAGGGAAAACCTGAGCAAGATTGCAGCAGCACAATCCATGATGGCTTGGGCTGGCCCAAAAACCTTGCCTGGATTCCGGGTGGACGGGAAGCTGAGCAATTGGTAAGAAGGTGGGTTGTGGGCTCTTCCTCCCTTACCTGCATCTGGTGGCAGGTAGAAGACGAAGATGGCCAGAAGAGTGATGAGGATGCATGGGGCAATGACGTTGACCAGGTAGAAGAGAGGCTTCCGGCGAATGATGAGGTAGAAGGTGACTTCTTCACGCTGTCCTTCCCCGCCTCCCCTAGGATCTGTGGGAGGCTGGATTAGCCGAGAAGGCTTGTGGATAATTTCCCATTGGCCATTctctgggaggaaagagaggggagagaagaaagggacacAGATGTGGGACCTGTCCTTATTGTCGCCAGATATGGCTTGCTCTGCCACATCCTAGACCTGGGAGTGGCTGATGGGATAAGACACTAGCTGTGGACACTGGGCGGGGCAACCCGTCTCTGATGAACTTGAACGAGTCTCCACTTCCTTATCTGCGAAATGTAGAGAATCCCACTTATTTTGCCGACCCCACAGGGTCGTAGCGGGCATTGCTGAAGGAGGGTATTTATCAGCCTCTTAGAAACTGGAAATCATAGAGCCCATGGGTGGGGGAACCATGCCCACTCACCAATGAAGGTCCCCTCATGAATGTGCACTTCGGGCCGCTCCTGCTTGTCGGGACCCAAGCCGGTCCGCAGGCTGACCTCTGAGCTGTCATAGCTGTAGGAGCTGAACACCATGGTGCAGTTCTGCCAGTCGAACGGGAAGTAGGTGACCTGGATGGAGCGGGGAGTCACCAAAGGCTGCCAGAGAGCTGTTCGAGGTTGGGGGCCTTGGGAGGTCATTAGGCAGGTCACAGGGACATAGGGCCACAGATGAATTGGAAGATTATTAAGGGAGGCTATGGGCAACGGAAGCGAGGTCACTGAGAAACACTGCAGGTCAGCGATCGTGGGCAGAGAAGGTGAAACCACGCCAAATCAGGAGGATGGGCGCGATAGGAGGGTTATGGGGGATGATGGAGGAGGGACGGTAGTCGCTGGGGAAGCAGGGTTCCCAGGGGaagccagggcacctggatgcTGCAGCTGCTACGGTAGAGGCCTGGAGGCTGCCAGCGCACTGAACCATTGGAAGACACCACGACGTTCAAGTCCAGGGCAACGTCAAAATTCCCGTCGTTGCTGCGGGGGCGGAACCTTCTCAGCTGGAATCAGACCCCGCCCTCAGGAGACCCCGCCCACCTCCCGGTCTTAGGGAAGAGCCTACTTGTTCAGGAGCACAATGTCCGGAAGCCACACGGATTCAGCTGTGATGCGGAATGAATCGATGCCCTCGTGCTGCGCGGGGTCCCAGCTCAGCCTGTAGTCAGTCCACTCCTGtgggagcagaggctgagagGCTATCGGGGGCTGGAGCCCGGGAGGGGATGTGGGATGTCCGCAGGAAgccggggagggagggcagggaaggggagcccTCAGGCCTGGGCTATGGTTCGGGAAATCGGGGTTCTGGTTCCGACTGCACCGTTACTCGCTGGGACCCCATCAACTAATTTCCCCTTCCCTCGCCCTGGGCCCCAAATTTTTGGTCTGTAAAAATGAGGAGATTGCACTAGCTAGCCACTGAAACAGTGGTTTTCAAGCTGCAGTTCACGACCCTTTAGTGGATCAGAAATCAAATTAGTGGCCCcaaaacagtgttttaaaaaaattagagtaagGAATGCGTGGAATGCAGCTCCCAGAGTAAAGATAGGTATTGTTTCCTGAAGCTTCCGTTTCCGTTCCGTTTTCTGAGGTCGTGATGCAGGAACTGCTCTTACCGAGCCGGACATGGGAGGAAATTGGGAAGGCAGCGGGACACCCTCTCCCACCCCGTGGGGTCTGCATACCAGGTCTAAGTACACCTTTGTGCTCATCTCCTCATCCTTCTCGTTCTAGAAGGGAAAAGTTTAAAGAGTAGAAGTGACGTgagcaaagagaaatgaaggggcTCGGCAGGTCAAGGTCTATCTGGAAACTCCCGTTTTCCAGAGTTCCCCTCTCTTGGCTCCAAGCCCCTCCCCCTAGATGCTGCGTTGGTTTGAGCCCCGCCTCTACCTCAGAAACTTCCGGCGGTCTACAGCGCTAGCTAATCCGGCTGCCAGCCCGctcgcccccccccaccccgaccccgccCCGGGCCCCACCCCAGTCCGTAACTCACCCCGCGCTGAATCTCCGCCGGCTGTTGTTTCGCAAGCCCGATCCGGCACCAAGCTCCGCCCCAGCCTGCGACCCCGCCTCAAGTCCCGCTCCCCAGCCAGTCCCGCGGCCCCGGCTTCCCTTCAGGGTTCCTCGCTCTACCCCGCTCTACCCGCGGTCCGTCCAGCAGCCAAGCCCACAGCTTGTCCATGGGTCCGATTTCGACCCAATCTCCGCTAACCGCCCGTCCATCTCCCGGCCTGGCCTCGCCCCACGCCCCGCCCAAAGCCACGCCCCCGGCCGGTCCGCCAGCGGGACCTCAGCCCGGGCGTGCGCCCTCACCAGGTTGATGAGTTGCGCCAGGGTGAGGCCTATGCTGACCCCGACACGGTCCCCCACCTCCCGCGCCGGCCGCACCGAGCTGTCATAGCCAGAGAAGAGCTTCTCGCGGAGCCGGCCCTCCGCCTCCGTGCCGCGGACGCCTGGAGGAGGAGAGCTCGAAGTGAAGCCACCGTGCCCGGTCACGACCCCTGGCCCCGTCACTGCCCAACCCCGAGGCCCAGACGTACCCGGGGCGAGCGGCGCCCCCAGCGCCCccagcaccagcagcagcagcgccTCTGAGGTCATAGCCCGGCCGCGTTGCTCAGTGAGTTCGCTCGGCTCGCCAGCGCAGGGGAAGTGACGAGACGCCCAGGAATGTGCACCTGTCGTTGGGGGGCAGCCGCCAGCCCACCCGCCCCGCCCCTGGGACCTGGTCCCGCCCCAAGCAACTGCCAATGCCCGCCACCCATAGACGACAGACGACACTTCAGTTGTATAAATCTTCTTTAATTGAGAAAGCATGGAGTGGAGACCCTGTCCTGTGGGAGCAGCCAGGAGATGGGTTGATCCTGAGCGGGGGTCTGTGCGGGCCAGGGGAGTATGTACCCCTCTTGCAACAAGCGAGAAATAGAGCCTCTCCCTTTAGGGTCTCCCCAGGTCCCCTAGTTCACTGGTGGGCTCCTGATATTTTTCAGGCCTACCCCTAGCTCTCCACGCTTTTCAGAAAAATCTAGTCAGGCCTTTTTTGGGTATCTAAAACTTAGCTGAAGTTATAAGCTGTAAGGTAAAGCAAGTTCTATTAAGTCAGAAGCTCTGGGGTTATGTGAGGTCTCAGAGCCCAAGGGGCCCTCACTGTCCTTGGCCTGACTtgtaggggagaggggcagaactTATTGCTGAATTGGGGTCCTGCACTGGGGAGCAATGCTGTGTCCtgtttgttcttttcattctAGACCCATTACCTTAGAGACCTCAGCTTTAAAGGGGATCTGGAAGGAATTCCTACTGAGGTAGCTAAGTGTTCACGTGCCCCCAACCCAGGCACAGCCAACATAATGCCACGGTTTTGGCCCCTTGGCCATCCCAGCTTCCCTGCTATGAGCAGAGATTCCTTCCCAaactcctctgcccttcctcagaCTCCGTTTCCCTGGCAGGACCCCAGCTGAGCTGCCCGAGCTGGAAACAGCATGTAAAAATAACGTTAGTGTTCTATAGGAAGAATCGGATTTTTAGAAAGTCTAGGAAAAACCAGAAGTGTTTCTTGATTCATCAACAAAGTTCTTGGTGAATCAGAGCTGGGTTCTTTCCGGAGCTCACCTGTGATAGGCGTTACTAGAGAAGGTAGGAGGGTGGGTCTCTATGAGCACTAATATGGCTGTATAGGCCCCAGTTCCATGCTGGAGGGAAGGGCTGAGAGTCGTGGTCTATGTCCTAGAGCTGAGATTCAGAAGGACTTATGGCTCCATGTGCATCTAGAACCCCATGCTCTAGAACTGGGTGTCTTTGGGATAAGAAAGTTAAAACTGTGGTGATCTGAGACTGGTCCTAGTTCAGGCCAAGGCCAGCAGCTGGACAGGGCTCAAATCTAGCCTCCCTCTACCTGGAAACCAGGGGTCCATCTGGGTCAAGGACAGAAGCCTGCTGGAtccagagcagagcctggcagCATGCCAGCATTCCAGCACAGAGCCTTAGTGCGAAAAGGGCCCTGACCAGGGTGCCCGGTGTTCCAGAACCCGTCCAGAACAAGGCAGGCGGTGGAGTCGGGCAAAAAGGAAACTGATCCTGAGCTCTCATGGACCTATAAATCTATGGCTCAGTGGCAATGAAGAGGGCATAGGGCTCCAGGAACTGACTGAGCCTGGGGTTCTGTTCTCTCGGCTTTGGATCCCCCCTTGGGCCTTCTTGGGAAAAGGCTTTGAGGGGCTGtgtggaaggaaagaagtgaTCACCCAGGACCATTTTCAGAATCCCCCTCTCTGAACTCCTCCCAGGAGCTGGAAGCCTGGGGTCAGGGATGGTGGGGAGTCACAGCCAGCCCCTCGGCTCCCTTAGGATAGAGCACCTGCTGGGACTTGGCTGCTCAGGGCATGAGTATGGCggcaggggttggggcagggcCGGGAACAGGGCTAGGGGACAGGCTGTGAGAGTGGCCAGCTCCGTGCAAGGGCAGGGAGCCTCCAGTCCACGGACTACATTTCAGGGGCAGGGGGACTGGAAGGGGAGGTCTCAGGGACACTGTGGAGAGAAGGCTCCCGGTACATGGCCActgtgaaggggagagagaggagcaggaaggagaattAGACCCCGAGAGACCTAGAAGGAATCAGAGCTCTGAAAGGGTGCCCTTCCCCAACACTCATCCTCTGGGAACCCCAGCCCACAGGAGGAGGGCTCCCCAAACCCCCAAAGGCCAAAGCCTTCCTGGCTTGACTTGGCATAACAGGTGTCCTCCTGGATACTTGCAGGCCCTGATTGGCATGTCACTCAATGTCCACATCAAGGCCAGTACCCTCCTGTGTGGCCCAGCTTTTCCGCAGTCCCTACTCACCCTCCAGGAGCTTGGGCACAAAGTGGGCAGCTGCCTTGGTTTTCTTGACTCGATTTCCCTTCATGACTCGGCCCTCCTTGTCCAGGCCCAGGTACCAGGCCCGGCCAGAGCGGCGTTGGCGGTAGAGTGCGGAGGCATACAGAACGTAGTAGTTCTCAAAGACACATTCCTTAAAGCGACACTCAGCTGTGAAATGTGGCTGAGGAGACAGAGACCGAGAAAGGCccacaaagagacaaaaaaagacgTATCACTGGACAGAAAGGGGCCTTGGGAAGACCAAGGGCCAGGATAGAATCCACACATTTGGGGCTGGGAGGGCCCACTTCTCACTCCATGCAGACACCGGGAGAAAGGGAGGGTGAGGGGGAGTCTGGTCACCCCCTAGATTTGGGGGGCAGAGGGCTGGAATAAAAGGAAACTAGACTAGAGGGGCAAACCCCAGGTCACTCATCCTCGCCGTCTCACCGAGCTGTACAGCAGCCCCTCCGCGTTCATGGCCATGTAGTGACCCAGCTTGGCACTCTGGATGGTGACCACACGGAGCCCCACAGGGATCAGGTTGAAGTGGGctg includes the following:
- the FGF11 gene encoding fibroblast growth factor 11 — its product is MAALASSLIRQKREVREPGGSRPVSAQRRVCPRGTKSLCQKQLLILLSKVRLCGGRPARPARGPEPQLKGIVTKLFCRQGFYLQANPDGSIQGTPEDTSSFTHFNLIPVGLRVVTIQSAKLGHYMAMNAEGLLYSSPHFTAECRFKECVFENYYVLYASALYRQRRSGRAWYLGLDKEGRVMKGNRVKKTKAAAHFVPKLLEVAMYREPSLHSVPETSPSSPPAPEM
- the CHRNB1 gene encoding acetylcholine receptor subunit beta isoform X4 gives rise to the protein MTSEALLLLVLGALGAPLAPGVRGTEAEGRLREKLFSGYDSSVRPAREVGDRVGVSIGLTLAQLINLNEKDEEMSTKVYLDLEWTDYRLSWDPAQHEGIDSFRITAESVWLPDIVLLNKFRPRSNDGNFDVALDLNVVVSSNGSVRWQPPGLYRSSCSIQVTYFPFDWQNCTMVFSSYSYDSSEVSLRTGLGPDKQERPEVHIHEGTFIENGQWEIIHKPSRLIQPPTDPRGGGEGQREEVTFYLIIRRKPLFYLVNVIAPCILITLLAIFVFYLPPDAGEKMGLSIFALLTLTVFLLLLADKVPETSLSVPIIIKYLMFTMVLVTFSVILSVVVLNLHHRSPHTHQMPAWVRHIFIHKLPLYLGLKRPKPERDLMPEPPPVALRDSPGSGWGRGTDEYFIRKPPNDFLFPKPNRFQPELSAPDLRRLIDGPTRTVGLPPELREVVSSIGYIARQLQEQEDHDALKEDWQFVAMVVDRLFLWTFIIFTSVGTLVIFLDASYHLPPADPFP
- the CHRNB1 gene encoding acetylcholine receptor subunit beta isoform X1; the protein is MTSEALLLLVLGALGAPLAPGVRGTEAEGRLREKLFSGYDSSVRPAREVGDRVGVSIGLTLAQLINLNEKDEEMSTKVYLDLVCRPHGVGEGVPLPSQFPPMSGSPPIASQPLLPQEWTDYRLSWDPAQHEGIDSFRITAESVWLPDIVLLNKFRPRSNDGNFDVALDLNVVVSSNGSVRWQPPGLYRSSCSIQVTYFPFDWQNCTMVFSSYSYDSSEVSLRTGLGPDKQERPEVHIHEGTFIENGQWEIIHKPSRLIQPPTDPRGGGEGQREEVTFYLIIRRKPLFYLVNVIAPCILITLLAIFVFYLPPDAGEKMGLSIFALLTLTVFLLLLADKVPETSLSVPIIIKYLMFTMVLVTFSVILSVVVLNLHHRSPHTHQMPAWVRHIFIHKLPLYLGLKRPKPERDLMPEPPPVALRDSPGSGWGRGTDEYFIRKPPNDFLFPKPNRFQPELSAPDLRRLIDGPTRTVGLPPELREVVSSIGYIARQLQEQEDHDALKEDWQFVAMVVDRLFLWTFIIFTSVGTLVIFLDASYHLPPADPFP
- the CHRNB1 gene encoding acetylcholine receptor subunit beta isoform X2, which codes for MTSEALLLLVLGALGAPLAPGVRGTEAEGRLREKLFSGYDSSVRPAREVGDRVGVSIGLTLAQLINLNEKDEEMSTKVYLDLVCRPHGVGEGVPLPSQFPPMSGSPPIASQPLLPQEWTDYRLSWDPAQHEGIDSFRITAESVWLPDIVLLNNNDGNFDVALDLNVVVSSNGSVRWQPPGLYRSSCSIQVTYFPFDWQNCTMVFSSYSYDSSEVSLRTGLGPDKQERPEVHIHEGTFIENGQWEIIHKPSRLIQPPTDPRGGGEGQREEVTFYLIIRRKPLFYLVNVIAPCILITLLAIFVFYLPPDAGEKMGLSIFALLTLTVFLLLLADKVPETSLSVPIIIKYLMFTMVLVTFSVILSVVVLNLHHRSPHTHQMPAWVRHIFIHKLPLYLGLKRPKPERDLMPEPPPVALRDSPGSGWGRGTDEYFIRKPPNDFLFPKPNRFQPELSAPDLRRLIDGPTRTVGLPPELREVVSSIGYIARQLQEQEDHDALKEDWQFVAMVVDRLFLWTFIIFTSVGTLVIFLDASYHLPPADPFP
- the CHRNB1 gene encoding acetylcholine receptor subunit beta isoform X5, with the translated sequence MTSEALLLLVLGALGAPLAPGVRGTEAEGRLREKLFSGYDSSVRPAREVGDRVGVSIGLTLAQLINLNEKDEEMSTKVYLDLEWTDYRLSWDPAQHEGIDSFRITAESVWLPDIVLLNNNDGNFDVALDLNVVVSSNGSVRWQPPGLYRSSCSIQVTYFPFDWQNCTMVFSSYSYDSSEVSLRTGLGPDKQERPEVHIHEGTFIENGQWEIIHKPSRLIQPPTDPRGGGEGQREEVTFYLIIRRKPLFYLVNVIAPCILITLLAIFVFYLPPDAGEKMGLSIFALLTLTVFLLLLADKVPETSLSVPIIIKYLMFTMVLVTFSVILSVVVLNLHHRSPHTHQMPAWVRHIFIHKLPLYLGLKRPKPERDLMPEPPPVALRDSPGSGWGRGTDEYFIRKPPNDFLFPKPNRFQPELSAPDLRRLIDGPTRTVGLPPELREVVSSIGYIARQLQEQEDHDALKEDWQFVAMVVDRLFLWTFIIFTSVGTLVIFLDASYHLPPADPFP
- the CHRNB1 gene encoding acetylcholine receptor subunit beta isoform X7, encoding MTSEALLLLVLGALGAPLAPGVRGTEAEGRLREKLFSGYDSSVRPAREVGDRVGVSIGLTLAQLINLNEKDEEMSTKVYLDLVCRPHGVGEGVPLPSQFPPMSGSPPIASQPLLPQEWTDYRLSWDPAQHEGIDSFRITAESVWLPDIVLLNKFRPRSNDGNFDVALDLNVVVSSNGSVRWQPPGLYRSSCSIQVTYFPFDWQNCTMVFSSYSYDSSEVSLRTGLGPDKQERPEVHIHEGTFIENGQWEIIHKPSRLIQPPTDPRGGGEGQREEVTFYLIIRRKPLFYLVNVIAPCILITLLAIFVFYLPPDAGEKMGLSIFALLTLTVFLLLLADKVPETSLSVPIIIKYLMFTMVLVTFSVILSVVVLNLHHRSPHTHQMPAWVRHVAPTPRRLQVRESGNHSSQKTVQRQAA
- the CHRNB1 gene encoding acetylcholine receptor subunit beta isoform X3 — its product is MTSEALLLLVLGALGAPLAPGVRGTEAEGRLREKLFSGYDSSVRPAREVGDRVGVSIGLTLAQLINLNEKDEEMSTKVYLDLVCRPHGVGEGVPLPSQFPPMSGSPPIASQPLLPQEWTDYRLSWDPAQHEGIDSFRITAESVWLPDIVLLNKFRPRSNDGNFDVALDLNVVVSSNGSVRWQPPGLYRSSCSIQVTYFPFDWQNCTMVFSSYSYDSSEVSLRTGLGPDKQERPEVHIHEGTFIENGQWEIIHKPSRLIQPPTDPRGGGEGQREEVTFYLIIRRKPLFYLVNVIAPCILITLLAIFVFYLPPDADKVPETSLSVPIIIKYLMFTMVLVTFSVILSVVVLNLHHRSPHTHQMPAWVRHIFIHKLPLYLGLKRPKPERDLMPEPPPVALRDSPGSGWGRGTDEYFIRKPPNDFLFPKPNRFQPELSAPDLRRLIDGPTRTVGLPPELREVVSSIGYIARQLQEQEDHDALKEDWQFVAMVVDRLFLWTFIIFTSVGTLVIFLDASYHLPPADPFP